The Actinomadura sp. WMMB 499 genome includes a window with the following:
- a CDS encoding GMC family oxidoreductase — MTAARDEVWDETWDEIVVGAGTAGAIVAGRLSADPGRRVLLLEDGRDPGPPPAAGAPDDRAGIPVLTGHHWDLTAHLGARPGGPETLTGYPLGRTVGGTAAVNGAIALRGLPEDFDGWAAAGNPDWAWDRVLPHYVRLESDADFKGDDHGQDGPVPIRRTPAAEYSPLAGAFVRACRDLGLPERPDLNGGTGGGTGGGTGGGTGEGFGPIPRNERDGRRMSTDRTHLAAARSRGNLRVRGGCRVVRVLLDRGRATGVEVATDGGRTETIAAGRVVLAAGGIGTPVVLQRSGIGDPRRLAAAGIDPLVELPGVGGGLAEHPAVPILSTPAPGVCRAGDPWYEVMARSPGVGLVMASNVTTADVPRVGPMLGGRIAAMVSTVLLAPRSRGSVAAAGPDPGTPPVIALGLATDEADVRALMDGVRTAWAILRSAPMRELAGRTIVWTDRMVGDDALLARALARWVTPLFHASGTARMGADAGAVVDQRCRVHGVDGLVVCDASVMPAPVSAPPALSCMMIGERVAAWMA; from the coding sequence GTGACCGCCGCCCGGGACGAGGTGTGGGACGAGACCTGGGACGAGATCGTCGTCGGTGCCGGGACGGCGGGCGCGATCGTCGCCGGGCGGCTGTCGGCCGACCCCGGCCGGCGGGTGCTGCTGCTGGAGGACGGCCGCGACCCCGGCCCGCCCCCGGCGGCCGGGGCGCCGGACGACCGGGCCGGGATCCCGGTGCTGACCGGCCACCACTGGGACCTCACCGCGCACCTCGGCGCGCGGCCCGGCGGGCCCGAGACCCTCACCGGCTACCCGCTCGGCCGGACCGTCGGCGGGACCGCCGCCGTGAACGGGGCCATCGCGCTGCGCGGGCTGCCGGAGGACTTCGACGGGTGGGCCGCCGCGGGCAATCCCGACTGGGCGTGGGACCGGGTGCTGCCGCACTACGTCCGGCTGGAGTCCGACGCCGACTTCAAGGGCGACGACCACGGCCAGGACGGGCCGGTGCCGATCCGCCGCACCCCGGCGGCGGAGTACAGCCCGCTGGCGGGCGCGTTCGTGCGCGCCTGCCGCGACCTCGGCCTGCCCGAGCGGCCCGACCTGAACGGCGGGACGGGCGGCGGGACCGGCGGCGGGACGGGCGGCGGGACGGGCGAGGGGTTCGGGCCGATCCCGCGCAACGAGCGGGACGGGCGGCGGATGTCCACCGACCGCACCCATCTCGCCGCCGCCCGGTCCCGCGGCAACCTGCGGGTGCGGGGCGGCTGCCGGGTCGTGCGGGTGCTGCTGGACCGCGGCCGCGCCACCGGCGTGGAGGTCGCGACGGACGGCGGCCGCACCGAGACGATCGCCGCGGGCCGGGTCGTCCTGGCCGCCGGGGGCATCGGCACCCCGGTCGTCCTGCAGCGCTCCGGGATCGGCGACCCGCGGCGGCTCGCCGCGGCCGGCATCGACCCGCTGGTGGAGCTGCCGGGGGTGGGCGGCGGGCTGGCCGAGCATCCCGCCGTGCCCATCCTGTCGACGCCCGCGCCCGGAGTCTGCCGCGCCGGGGACCCCTGGTACGAGGTGATGGCCCGCTCCCCCGGCGTCGGCCTGGTCATGGCGAGCAACGTCACCACGGCGGACGTGCCCCGGGTCGGGCCGATGCTGGGCGGGCGGATCGCCGCGATGGTCTCCACCGTGCTGCTGGCCCCCCGGTCGCGCGGCTCGGTGGCGGCGGCGGGCCCCGACCCCGGCACGCCGCCGGTGATCGCGCTGGGGCTGGCCACCGACGAGGCGGACGTGCGGGCGCTGATGGACGGCGTCCGGACGGCCTGGGCGATCCTGCGGTCCGCGCCGATGCGGGAGCTCGCGGGCCGCACGATCGTGTGGACCGACCGGATGGTCGGCGACGACGCCCTGCTGGCACGCGCGCTGGCGCGCTGGGTGACACCGCTGTTCCACGCGTCCGGCACCGCCCGGATGGGCGCCGACGCCGGCGCGGTCGTCGACCAGCGCTGCCGGGTCCACGGGGTGGACGGGCTGGTGGTGTGCGACGCGTCGGTGATGCCGGCGCCGGTCAGCGCGCCGCCGGCGCTCAGTTGCATGATGATCGGCGAAAGGGTGGCCGCATGGATGGCCTGA